In Mytilus edulis chromosome 7, xbMytEdul2.2, whole genome shotgun sequence, a single genomic region encodes these proteins:
- the LOC139481747 gene encoding fucolectin-1-like yields the protein MQRKTSILMFLVFLSHYSTLDANTIGSIACENLSTQINTNTAILQQLLAKSDRDNSDVQILQEVAEGKASTQSSQHGYHGAGHANDGNISTFSHTGTTDEQSPYWEVDLGRDYKIRQIEIFARRDCCGELIRQLDITAGPAHNLMTRCGFYTGPAKTGYHLAFECSPIINGRYVKIQKNDTTNLALAEVQVMAIADRTVG from the exons ATGCAGCGCAAAACGAGTATCTTGATGTTTTTGGTATTCCTTTCACACTATTCCACACTGGATGCAAATACCATAGGATCAATTGCATGTGAAAACTTGTCGACTCAGATAAATACAAACACTGCCATCTTGCAGCAACTTCTAGCAAAGTCGGATAGAG ACAATTCTGATGTACAAATCTTACAAGAGGTAGCAGAAGGAAAGGCATCCACTCAAAGTTCGCAACATGGATATCATGGGGCTGGGCATGCTAATGATGGAAACATAAGCACATTTTCGCACACCGGTACCACTGATGAGCAGTCACCATACTGGGAGGTTGACCTTGGTCGTGATTACAAGATCAGACAGATCGAAATATTTGCAAGGAGAGACTGCTGTG GTGAACTAATCCGCCAGTTAGACATAACTGCAGGGCCAGCACATAATTTGATGACGCGGTGTGGTTTTTATACAGGACCTGCCAAAACAGGATACCACCTGGCCTTTGAATGCAGTCCAATAATAAATGGCCGTTACGTCAAGATACAGAAGAATGATACGACCAACTTAGCTTTAGCCGAGGTGCAGGTGATGGCGATTGCTGACAGGACAGTTGGTTAA
- the LOC139481748 gene encoding fucolectin-6-like — protein MQRKTCILMFLVFFSHFSIGLVTHEKLSTQISTNTAILRQILEKLNRDNPDVDNLYEVAKGKTSTQSSQHSSFKPGNANDGNLNTFSHTTTEQSPYWEVDLGRNYKIRQIEIFVRRDCCGDLIRKLYITAGPSHNQMTRCGFYSGPAKTGYHLVFECRPIINGRYVKIQKNDTTNLALAEVQVMAIVDRTVD, from the exons ATGCAGCGTAAAACGTGTATCTTGATGTTCTTGGTATTCTTCTCACACTTTTCCATCGGATTAGTAACACATGAAAAGCTGTCGACGCAAATAAGCACAAACACGGCCATATTGCGGCAAATTTTGGAAAAGTTAAATAGAG ACAATCCTGATGTTGACAATTTGTATGAGGTAGCAAAAGGGAAGACGTCCACTCAAAGTTCGCAACATTCAAGTTTTAAACCGGGTAATGCTAATGACGGCAACCTAAACACCTTTTCGCACACCACTACAGAACAGTCGCCATACTGGGAGGTTGACCTTGGTCGAAATTACAAGATCAGACAGATCGAAATATTTGTACGGAGAGACTGTTGTG GTGATCTTATCCGCAAATTATATATAACCGCGGGACCATCACATAATCAGATGACGCGTTGTGGTTTTTACTCAGGACCTGCCAAGACAGGATACCACCTGGTCTTTGAATGCAGACCGATAATAAATGGTCGTTACGTCAAGATACAGAAGAATGACACGACAAACCTAGCTTTAGCCGAGGTGCAGGTGATGGCAATTGTTGACAGGACAGTTGATTAA